In Colletotrichum higginsianum IMI 349063 chromosome 1, whole genome shotgun sequence, one genomic interval encodes:
- a CDS encoding DNA directed RNA polymerase: MSREAYQVPTAGATSAPSAAAYTSYGAEGPQMQYLCGDCGLKFQLRRADPIRCKECGCRILYKERTKRMVQFEAR; encoded by the exons ATGTCTCGCGAAGCCTACCAAGTCCCCACCGCCGGCGCGACCTCCGCCCCTAGTGCGGCTGCCTACACCTcctacggcgccgagggcccCCAGATGCAGTACCTCTGCGGCGACTGCGGTCTCAAGTTCCAGCTGCGTCGCGCCGACCCCATCCGCTGCAAGGAGTGCGGTTGCCGTATCTTGTACAAGGAGCGTACCAAGAG AATGGTCCAGTTTGAGGCGAGATGA
- a CDS encoding ATP binding protein yields the protein MASTSAAAPAENASTQENVPTNTPTSIVVVGMAGSGKTTFMRRINSYLHGKQDPPYVINLDPAVLNVPFESNIDIRDSVNYEEVMKQYNLGPNGGILTSLNLFATKVDQIVNLLEKRAAPDPENPNKKPINNILVDTPGQIEVFVWSASGTILLESLASSFPTVIAYVIDTPRTTSTSTFMSNMLYACSILYKTKLPMILVFNKTDVQDATFAKEWMTDFEAFQAALQRDEMSDVIGGYETSEGGSGGSGYMGSLLNSMSLMLEEFYSHLSFVPVSSRLGTGMDEFFAAVEEKAAEFKQDYLPELQRRRQEREEKKRQAREHELDKMMKGMSVDAGKKSMVVKPVDDDDDGIDVASDVDDDDMPDDEDDREGLQARYEAAMEAEGDSIMADGSFAKYLHTRPT from the exons ATGGCTTCAACATCCGCAGCCGCACCCGCTGAGAATGCGTCCACTCAGGAAAATGTTCCCACCAATACGCCTACCTccatcgtcgttgtcggcatGGCTG GTTCCGGCAAGACGACCTTCATGCGACGCATCAACTCTTACCTGCACGGCAAGCAAGATCCGCCGTATGTCATCAACCTGGACCCGGCCGTTCTCAATGTCCCCTTCGAGAGCAACATCGACATTCGCGACTCGGTCAACTACGAGGAAGTTATGAAGCAGTACAACCTGGGCCCCAACGGTGGAATTTTGACGTCCTTGAACCTCTTTGCCACAAAGGTCGACCAGATCGTCAACCTGCTGGAGAAGCGCGCGGCTCCGGACCCTGAGAACCCGAATAAGAAgcccatcaacaacattcTTGTTGACACTC CCGGACAGATTGAGGTCTTTGTCTGGTCCGCCAGTGGCACCATCCTCCTCGAGTCTCTCGCCTCTTCATTCCCGACCGTCATCGCCTATGTCATCGACACGCCGCGAACCACTTCCACAAGCACATTCATGAGCAACATGCTGTACGCCTGCAGTATTCTCTACAAGACCAAACTCCCCATGATCCTGGTCTTCAACAAGACCGATGTGCAGGACGCGACTTTTGCGAAGGAGTGGATGACGGACTTCGAGGCCTTCCAGGCCGCCCTTCAGCGGGATGAGATGAGCGATGTCATCGGCGGCTACGAGACCTCAGaaggcggcagcggcggcagtggcTACATGGGCAGTCTTCTCAACTCGATGAGCCTCATGCTGGAAGAGTTCTACTCCCACCTCAGCTTCGTGCCCGTCAGCTCGCGCCTCGGAACGGGTATGGACGAGTTCTTCGCGGCCGTGGaagagaaggcggccgagttCAAGCAGGACTACCTCCCCGAGCTCCAGCGCAGACGACAGGAgcgggaggagaagaagcgccaGGCTCGTGAGCACGAGCTGGACAAGATGATGAAGGGTATGTCTGTGGACGCGGGCAAGAAGTCGATGGTTGTCAAGCCCGtagatgacgacgatgacggaaTCGACGTAGCCAGCGacgttgacgatgacgatatgccggatgatgaggatgacCGGGAAGGCCTCCAGGCCCGTTACGAAGCGGccatggaggccgagggcgattCAATCATGGCTGATGGCAGTTTCGCAAAGTACTTGCACACGCGGCCGACGTGA
- a CDS encoding Cell cycle control protein, with protein MDGLDEFEKALAAEKGEKERIEREKEERRQRKKHRHHHRERSSDRHRERDRERDSHGDRDKDRERDRDHDRHRHHRSRRYEEDEEDGHRHKRSRHSKDDEERRSRHRHRDRDNERHSEKHEKTTDPKEDLPIPDEEATPQGKTADAPLVRDSWMTAPSALDIDYVQRKKDEIKPPPKEEPVRVIHEREINKEFGDLSNVTTLDEKLPPAERTINYTFGDNGSQWRMTKLKGVYSMAEESGRSVEDIALERFGDLQDFDDAREEKIEMDRRKVYGEGYVGKEKPTGDLYRERLEKHRVDRASERERVARDGAETFEQGTVIPDDAMQHTPMDQTALNRLRAQMMKAKLRKAPDAAKLEAEYNQAAASFATNGPQSVVLGVMDNRMLAGTRGEVKASENKRGQERGNVEANEDMSIEDMVREERRTRGQAGGEGMRLAERIAKDGKFDNDLDYMDENADKLAKRVHKSEVNLKNVAVNEYQKVSRILDNCPLCHHEDKGQPPLAPVVSLGTRVFLTLPTEPEVSEGGAVIVPMAHRKNLVECDDDEWEEIRNFMKSLTRMYHEKGQEVIFYENAAAPQRHLHAAMMAVPIPYEEGATAPAYFKEAFLTTDDEWSQHQKIIDTAARARDGMGRMAFRRSIAKEMPYFHAWFTLDGGLGHVVENANRWPKGDLFAREIIGGILDVGPDVIKRQGRWNKGDRRVEGFNKKWRKFDWTRVLADG; from the coding sequence ATGGACGGCCTTGATGAGTTCGAAAAAGCTCTCGCCGCCgaaaagggagagaaggagcGCATAGAACGCGAGAAAGAAGAGCGCAGACAGAGGAAGAagcatcggcatcatcaccgcGAGAGGTCTTCCGACAGACACCGAGAACGTGATCGCGAGAGAGACAGTCATGGAGATCGTGACAAAGATCGGGAACGCGACCGAGATCATGATAGACATCGTCATCACAGATCGCGACGAtacgaagaggacgaggaggatggccaCAGACACAAGCGATCTCGCCATTCgaaagacgacgaagagcgGCGGTCAAGGCACAGACACAGAGATAGAGACAACGAGCGCCACAGCGAGAAGCACGAGAAGACAACGGATCCTAAGGAAGACTTGCCAATACCCGACGAGGAAGCCACGCCTCAAGGCAAGACTGCAGACGCGCCGCTCGTACGCGATAGCTGGATGACTGCCCCATCGGCCCTCGACATCGACTATGTCCAGCGCAAAAAGGACGAGATCAAGCCGCCACCAAAGGAAGAACCGGTCAGAGTCATTCATGAAAGGGAAATCAACAAAGAGTTTGGTGATCTGAGCAATGTCACGACATTGGATGAAAAGCTCCCACCGGCAGAGAGAACTATCAACTACACGTTCGGGGATAATGGTTCTCAGTGGCGCATGACCAAGCTTAAGGGCGTGTATTCTATGGCAGAGGAGTCTGGACGATCGGTTGAGGACATTGCTCTGGAGAGGTTTGGCGACCTGCAGGATTTCGACGACGCCAGGGAGGAGAAGATTGAGATGGATCGTCGCAAGGTGTACGGCGAGGGATATGTGGGTAAGGAGAAGCCGACTGGCGACCTGTACCGCGAGCGCCTGGAAAAGCACCGCGTCGACAGGGCCTCCGAACGGGAACGTGTCGCacgagacggcgccgaaaCGTTTGAACAGGGCACCGTTATCCCTGACGACGCCATGCAGCACACCCCTATGGACCAGACCGCATTAAACAGGCTGCGAGCTCAGATGATGAAGGCCAAGCTGCGCAAGGCGCCGGATGCTGCCAAATTGGAAGCCGAATACAACCAAGCTGCGGCCAGCTTTGCCACCAACGGGCCGCAATCGGTCGTCCTGGGCGTCATGGATAACAGGATGCTGGCTGGAACCCGTGGCGAAGTCAAGGCCAGCGAGAACAAGCGCGGCCAAGAGCGCGGGAACGTGGAAGCGAACGAGGACATGTCAATCGAAGACATGGTCCGCGAGGAGCGCAGAACACGCGGtcaagccggcggcgagggcatgCGGCTTGCTGAGCGCAtcgccaaggacggcaagtTTGACAACGACCTCGACTACATGGACGAGAACGCCGACAAGCTCGCGAAGCGGGTGCACAAGTCCGAGGTCAACCTCAAGAATGTGGCCGTCAACGAGTACCAGAAGGTGTCACGGATACTGGACAACTGTCCACTGTGCCATCACGAGGACAAGGGCCAGCCGCCTTTGGCACCGGTCGTTTCTCTCGGCACGCGCGTCTTCTTGACGCTGCCGACGGAACCGGAGGTCagcgaaggcggcgccgtcatTGTGCCTATGGCGCATCGCAAGAACCTCGTTGAGTGCGACGATGACGAATGGGAAGAGATCCGGAACTTTATGAAGTCGCTCACGAGGATGTACCACGAGAAGGGACAGGAGGTAATTTTTTATGAGAACGCCGCAGCGCCGCAGAGGCATCTCCACGCCGCCATGATGGCTGTGCCCATTCCCTACGAGGAAGGCGCCACAGCCCCGGCGTACTTCAAGGAGGCCTTCCTCACCACGGATGACGAGTGGTCGCAGCACCAAAAGATCATCGACACGGCTGCCAGGGCCCGAGATGGCATGGGCAGGATGGCGTTCCGGCGGAGCATCGCCAAGGAGATGCCCTACTTCCACGCGTGGTTCacgctcgacggcggcctcggccatgttGTGGAAAACGCCAACCGCTGGCCAAAAGGCGACCTCTTTGCGAGGGAGATTATTGGGGGCATCTTGGACGTTGGCCCGGACGTGATCAAGAGACAGGGGCGGTGGAACAAGGGCGATCGCCGAGTCGAGGGATTTAACAAGAAGTGGAGGAAGTTTGACTGGACCCGAGTCTTGGCCGACGGCTAG
- a CDS encoding Arabinogalactan endo-beta-1,4-galactanase, producing the protein MIARRLLSLLSLTALAMAAPAAEAINQGDEKPFFYKGHDLSSLKMLEESQNVFVDTARGNQERPADDILADGGMNGVRLRLWVDPPDGTYGLNYTIDLAKRFQAKGQRIFLDFHFSDSWADPQKQPAPAAWPTELEPLAGRLREYVRETLVAFRDAGVTLDIVSLGNEIRHGMIWPLGRVSVDVQPWSATVANFSNIATLYKAARAGVKDATCAGVPKPEVMLHLDNGWNLTLQERWYGALVDNGVPLSAWDSFGFSFYPFYGTSATFANLREVLRVMADKYNKPMQVVETDYPAVCDGRWNPIPESSEPSIPYSVAGQIQWMAEVIRIVREAPRGLGRGVWYWESPWLNNTSLGSDCNDAILFEADYSAWPRTVGYSRESVNVFLD; encoded by the exons ATGATCGCAAGAAGACTGCTTTCTCTCCTGAGCCTCACGGCTCTGGCGATGGcagccccggccgccgaggccatcaa CCAAGGCGATGAGAAGCCCTTCTTTTACAAGGGCCACGACCTCAGCTCGCTGAAGATGCTTGAGGAGTCGCAAAACGTCTTCGTCGACACTGCGCGCGGCAACCAGGAGCGGCCGgccgacgacatcctcgccgacggcggcatgaACGGCGTGCGGCTCCGGCTGTGGGTGGACCCGCCCGATGGCACGTACGGGCTCAACTACACCATCGACCTCGCAAAGCGGTTCCAGGCCAAGGGCCAGCGCATCTTCCTCGACTTCCACTTCTCCGACAGCTGGGCCGACCCGCAGAagcagccggcgccggcggcgtggccGACGGAGCTGGAGCCGCTGGCGGGTCGACTTCGCGAGTATGTCCGCGAGACGCTCGTGGCGTTCCGGGACGCCGGCGTAACCCTCGACATCGTCTCGCTCGGCAACGAGATCCGCCACGGCATGATCTGGCCGCTGGGCCGCGTCTCGGTCGATGTGCAGCCGTggtcggcgacggtggccaACTTCTCCAACATCGCGACGCTCTACAAGGCGGCCCGCGCCGGTGTTAAGGACGCCACCTGCGCTGGCGTGCCCAAGCCCGAGGTCATGCTCCACCTCGACAACGGCTGGAACCTGACGCTGCAGGAGCGCTGGtacggcgccctcgtcgacaacgGCGTGCCCCTGTCGGCCTGGGACAGCTTCGGCTTCAGCTTCTACCCCTTCTACGGCACCTCGGCCACATTCGCCAACCTGCGCGAGGTCCTGCGCGTCATGGCCGACAAGTACAACAAGCCCATGCAGGTTGTCGAGACGGACTACCCGGCTGTGTGCGACGGCCGCTGGAACCCAATCCCGGAGTCATCCGAGCCGAGCATCCCCTAcagcgtcgccggccagATTCAGTGGATGGCCGAGGTCATCCGCATCGTCAGAGAGGCTCCGAGAGGTCTCGGACGCGGCGTGTGGTACTGGGAAAGTCCCTGGCTCAACAATACATCTCTTGGAAGCGACTGCAATGATGCTATTCTGTTCGAAGCGGACTATAGcgcgtggccgaggacggtAGGATACTCAAGAGAGAGTGTGAATGTTTTCCTGGATTAG
- a CDS encoding Mpv17/PMP22 family protein, producing MSWELSRRRIVRAVNSKYIYGRLPLLHAVIALIEMALVARLVSKFNQYYDERPLLTMMVTNAILGGIADTTAQTVTALRLKAVRKPGGLDKNDGVAIEIHDLDRKNPFYEKDLIPDSKHLPPPFDFERLTRFMAYGFGMAPLQFRWFKFLSTTFPMTKTSAFVPAMKRVAFDQLIFAPFGLLCFFSVMTVAEGGGRRAVLNKLRDMYVPTLKANFIVWPAVQIINFRLMPVQFQLPFVSTIGIAWTAYLSLTNASDEVDNRPAARDDDHIRLS from the exons ATGTCGTGGGAACTTTCTCGCCGTCGCATCGTCCGAGCTGTCAACAGCAAATACATTTACGGACGCCTC CCACTGCTTCACGCAGTCATCGCACTGATCGAAATGGCGCTCGTCGCCAGGTTGGTCTCCAAGTTTAACCAATACTACGATGAACGACCAC TCCTCACCATGATGGTGACCAACGCCATTCTCGGAGGCATCGCCGACACGACAGCCCAAACCGTTACGGCCCTCCGCCTCAAGGCTGTTCGCAAGCctggcggcctcgacaagaacgacggcgtcgccatcgagATCCACGATCTCGACCGCAAGAACCCCTTTTACGAGAAGGACCTCATTCCGGACTCCAAGCatctgccgccgccgttcgaCTTCGAGCGCCTCACTCGTTTCATGGCCTACGGTTTCGGCATGGCTCCCTTGCAGTTCCGCTGGTTCAAGTTCTTGTCGACGACCTTCCCGATGACCAAGACGAGCGCTTTTGTCCCCGCCATGAAGCGCGTTGCTTTTGACCAGCTCATCTTCGCGCCCTTTGGTCTGTTGTGCTTTTTCTCCGTCATGACTGTCGCCGAGGGTGGTGGCCGCCGTGCCGTGCTCAACAAGCTGCGCGACATGTACGTCCCTACGCTGAAGGCCAACTTCATTGTCTGGCCGGCCGTGCAGATCATCAACTTCCGCCTGATGCCCGTTCAGTTCCAGCTG CCCTTTGTCTCCACGATCGGTATCGCCTGGACGGCCTACCTTTCCTTGACCAACGcctcggacgaggtcgacaatcgtcccgccgcccgcgatgACGACCACATTCGCCTCAGCTAA
- a CDS encoding Phosphoglycerate kinase: MSLANKLSITDVDLKGKRVLIRVDFNVPLDANKKITNNQRIAGAVPTIKYAIDNGAKAVVLMSHLGRPNGQENPKYSLEPVVPELEKLLGGKKVQFAKNCVGKDVEDLVNSADNGQVVLLENLRFHIEEEGSAKDKDGNKTKADKAKVDEFRKGITALGDVFINDAFGTAHRAHSSMVGVDLPQKASGFLMKKELEYFAKALENPQRPFLAILGGAKVSDKIQLIDNLLDKVNTLIVCGGMAFTFKKTLENVSIGDSLFDESGAKTVGKLVEKAKANNVKLVLPVDYVTADKFDKDANVGSATDESGIPDGWMGLDCGPKSVELYKQAIDEAKTILWNGPAGVFEFDKFANGTKSTLDAAVAAAEGGKIVIIGGGDTATVAAKYGVEDKLSHVSTGGGASLELLEGKELPGVTALSSK; the protein is encoded by the exons ATGTCTCTCGCCAACAAGCTCTCCATCACCGACGTTGACCTGAAGGGCAAGCGCGTTCTCATTCGC GTCGACTTCAACGTCCCCCTCGACGCCAACAAGAAGATCACCAACAACCAGCGCATTGCTGGCGCCGTGCCCACCATCAAGTACGCCATTGACAATggcgccaaggccgtcgtcctGATGTcccacctcggccgccccAACGGCCAGGAGAACCCCAAGTACAGCCTCGAGCCCGTCGTccccgagctcgagaagctgctcggcggcaagaagGTCCAGTTCGCCAAGAACTGCGTCGgcaaggatgtcgaggaccTCGTTAACTCTGCCGACAACGGCCAGGTCGTTCTGCTCGAGAACCTGCGCTTCCAcattgaggaggagggctccgccaaggacaaggacggcaacaagaccaaggccgacaaggccaaggtcgacgagtTCCGCAAGGGTATCACTGCCCTCGGTGATGTCTTCATCA ACGACGCTTTCGGCACCGCCCACCGCGCCCACTCTTCCATGGTCGGTGTTGACCTGCCCCAGAAGGCTTCGGGCTTCCTCATGAAGAAGGAGCTCGAGTACTTCGCCAAGGCCCTCGAGAACCCCCAGCGCCccttcctcgccatcctcggtGGTGCCAAGGTCTCGGACAAGATCCAGCTCATCGACAACCTGTTGGACAAGGTCAACACCCTCATCGTCTGCGGTGGCATGGCCTTCACCTTCAAGAAGACGCTCGAGAACGTCAGCATCGGCGACTCGCTCTTTGACGAGTCCGGCGCCAAGACGGTCGGCAAGCTtgtcgagaaggccaaggccaacaacGTCAAGCTCGTCCTGCCCGTCGACTACGTCACTGCCGACAAGTTCGACAAGGACGCCAACGTCGGTTCCGCCACGGACGAGTCCGGTATCCCCGACGGCTGGATGGGTCTCGACTGCGGCCCCAAGTCGGTCGAGCTCTACAAGcaggccatcgacgaggccaagaccATCCTCTGGAACGGCCCCGCCGGCGTTTTCGAGTTCGACAAGTTCGCCAACGGTACCAAGTCGacgctcgacgccgccgttgctgctgccgagggcggcaagaTCGTCATCATTGGCGGTGGTGACACGGCCACCGTTGCCGCCAAgtacggcgtcgaggacaagCTCAGCCACGTctccaccggcggcggcgccagcttggagctcctcgagggtAAGGAACTGCCCGGTGTTACTGCCCTGTCGAGTAAGTAA
- a CDS encoding DSS1/SEM1 family protein has translation MASSDAKPAQDKTADLKADETTAQQQQAAAKKPALGEDDEFEDFPVDDWPQEETEAAAGGSGSTQHLWEESWDDDDTSDDFSAQLKEELKKVEASKRR, from the exons atgGCATCTTCGGACGCAAAGCCCGCGCAGGACAAGACCGCCGACCTTAAGGCcgacgagacgacggcgcagcagcagcaggccgccgccaagaagcccgcgctcggcgaggacgacgagttCGAGGACTTCCCCGTTGACG ACTGGCCCCAGGAAGAGAccgaggcggccgccggcgggagCGGCTCGACGCAGCACCTTTGGGAAGAGAgctgggacgacgacgacacgaGCGACGACTTCTCTGCGCAACTGAA GGAGGAGCTGAAGAAAGTCGAGGCCTCCAAGAGACGATGA
- a CDS encoding Secreted protein, producing MPSTVRFYSILIVFGVCKALSSSGCTEKQDHFRDPPSRQRPRFRYWLPDASVDPDVVKADIKSAGSIGAGGVEFLPFYNYGGELGGPPLGVDWSTYGFGTPAYLQLFTSALEAHKEGGMAMDFSLGPNQGQGIPAHHDDEGLQWDLVTTAQELSFGGTFNYTIPGWGGGELVAAISAMVVSRRNVSYNVTAITGLSTVTYEDLILKNGSLEDVTNMVSEDGSLLLEVPEASPGGLGYELFFFYQKLSHNQNVHFSSNTTGSIWDNGSYVVDHFSARGAQKVQDFWEHYILAGNVKELLKETGNYGWEDSLEIKSNVSWTPTLPTRFMEVFGYDLRPYLPLIAFGNNNINIQNNSPGSIQCKLDTPDQGEGYVNDYRAVLAKGYQEYLATLSRWLQSLGLGLSSQPSYNMPMDMEASIPFVDAPECESLQWHDNVDGYRQFSGPANLARKKVISNELGAISGRAYSLTIPELLFAMNRAVSGGVNQFVIHGQSYTGNYPQTTWPGYTAFIYYISELYSAKRPDWDHGFHAALDYMARIQHIQQKGIPRTDVAFYNKQTVTDPNMATLYRFDDLTKQGWSYAYLSPDNLNLPQAYVEDNLLAPADARFQALVVLGSQNVTQNSLVQLKVFADAGLPVIMAGGVPAQYATQNRTAIDERLFNSSLTDFLQHKHVKQVVEGEVSQSLEYLGLKPRVGVRTNGTWYTTWREDAADGISYAYIFGDTAAASGEVVVEATGIPYFFNPWTGTREPVLNYKTEGHTTVIPLKLAGNQTKIIAFSQNPIENVKVPKFYATDLSENVIGYNVNLNGVLLHVAATPKSTLLTLSTGKTVQHESKAPDPFELKTWELVLELWEAPSNMSDATIKAVKSNTTHQLSNLVSWTEIDAAANASGVGYYHTNFTWPPGSVQDNSVSLGAYIRFPPVLNAITVYINGARLAPLDYVDPIIDITQYLISGSNDIVAVVPSTMWNYLRSILPGIRSSGRQFLQLEAIPKTENGLVGVVSVVPFEFLHIVP from the exons ATGCCTTCTACCGTTCGCTTTTATAGCATCCTCATCGTTTTCGGTGTCTGCAAGGCCCTTTCGTCATCAGGATGCACCGAGAAACAGGACCATTTCCGCGACCCCCCTTCGAGACAACGCCCGAGATTCAGATACTGGCTTCCAGATGCCAGCGTTGATCCTGATGTTGTGAAAGCGGATATCAAGTCTGCCGGAAGTATTGGAGCTGGCGGCGTAGAGTTTTTGCCGTTCTATAACTACGGAGGGGAGCTCGGAGGGCCTCCGTTAGGGGTCGACTGGTCTACCTATGGCTTCGGCACACCGGCATACCTTCAACTCTTCACCTCGGCGTTAGAGGCTCACAAGGAGGGTGGCATGGCAATGGACTTCTCACTCGGTCCAAATCAAGGTCAGGGTATTCCAGCTCATCATGACGATGAAGGGCTACAGTGGGATTTG GTTACAACCGCCCAAGAGCTTTCTTTCGGTGGAACTTTTAACTACACGATTCCGGGCTGGGGGGGAGGCGAGCttgtcgccgccatctcggctATGGTTGTCTCCCGCAGAAATGTTTCTTACAATGTAACGGCGATTACCGGGCTCTCGACGGTGACTTATGAGGACCTCATATTGAAGAATGGGTCACTTGAGGACGTGACAAACATGGTATCCGAAGATGGCAGTCTACTGCTGGAGGTCCCTGAAGCATCGCCAGGTGGTCTGGGGTACGAGCTTTTCTTTTTCTACCAGAAGCTCTCGCATAACCAAAACGTTCACTTTTCCTCCAACACAACTGGTTCCATTTGGGACAACGGATCTTACGTGGTAGATCACTTCAGTGCCCGGGGTGCTCAGAAAGTTCAAGATTTCTGGGAGCACTACATCTTGGCCGGCAACGTCAAGGAACTTCTGAAAGAAACGGGCAATTACG GATGGGAAGACAGTCTAGAGATTAAATCCAATGTATCATGGACCCCGACTCTGCCTACACGATTTATGGAGGTTTTCGGCTACGACCTACGCCCTTATCTCCCTCTCATCGCGTtcggcaacaacaacatcaacattCAGAACAACTCGCCTGGGAGTATCCAGTGCAAGCTGGACACGCCagaccaaggagaagggTATGTTAATGACTATCGAGCGGTTTTGGCAAAAGGGTATCAGGAGTACCTGGCTACTCTGTCGCGGTGGCTGCAGTCTTTGGGACTCGGACTTTCTTCACAGCCTTCCTACAACATGCCCATGGACATGGAGGCATCCATACCCTTTGTCGACGCTCCAGAATGCGAGAGTCTCCAATGGCATGACAATGTGGACGGCTATCGACAGTTTTCGGGCCCAGCGAACTTGGCTAGAAAGAAGGTCATCTCCAATGAGTTGGGTGCTATCTCTGGTAGAGCTTACAGCCTCACCATTCCAGAGTTGCTCTTCGCCATGAACCGAGCTGTTTCTGGCGGCGTCAATCAGTTCGTGATCCACGGACAGTCATACACCGGCAACTATCCCCAGACGACATGGCCCGGATACACCGCCTTCATCTACTACATTTCCGAGCTATACTCGGCAAAGCGTCCCGACTGGGACCATGGGTTTCACGCAGCATTGGACTACATGGCAAGAATTCAACATATTCAGCAGAAAGGGATTCCAAGAACCGATGTCGCATTTTACAACAAACAAACTGTCACTGATCCCAACATGGCGACGCTATATCGATTTGATGATCTCACCAAACAAG GATGGTCGTACGCATATTTGTCGCCTGATAACCTCAATCTGCCACAGGCCTACGTCGAGGACAATCTGCTCGCACCCGCCGATGCAAGGTTTCAAGCTCTGGTTGTGCTTGGCTCTCAGAACGTCACCCAGAACTCTCTCGTTCAGCTGAAGGTCTTTGCGGATGCCGGCTTGCCGGTCATCATGGCGGGTGGCGTTCCGGCACAATATGCAACCCAAAACCGGACTGCTATTGACGAACGGCTTTTCAATTCGTCTTTGACAGATTTTCTGCAGCATAAGCACGTAAAACAGGTTGTAGAGGGCGAGGTTTCCCAGAGTCTGGAATATTTAGGCCTCAAGCCACGGGTGGGTGTTCGCACAAACGGTACTTGGTACACCACTTGGCGCGAGGATGCAGCAGATGGCATAAGCTACGCTTACATCTTCGGCGACACCGCGGCGGCATCTGGTgaggttgttgttgaagCTACCGGCATACCCTACTTCTTCAATCCCTGGACAGGAACACGCGAGCCGGTTCTAAACTACAAGACCGAGGGGCATACCACGGTCATACCACTCAAGCTTGCTGGGAACCAAACCAAGATCATTGCATTCTCACAGAACCCAATCGAAAATGTTAAGGTTCCCAAGTTCTACGCAACGGACTTGTCAGAAAACGTTATAGGCTACAACGTAAATCTTAACGGTGTTCTGCTCCATGTTGCCGCAACTCCAAAATCAACACTCCTAACGCTGTCCACGGGCAAAACCGTTCAACATGAGAGCAAAGCTCCAGACCCATTCGAGCTAAAAACTTGGGAGCTTGTGTTAGAACTTTGGGAAGCCCCGAGCAACATGAGTGACGCGACAATCAAGGCTGTCAAGAGCAACACGACGCATCAGCTCAGCAACCTGGTATCGTGGACCGAGATCGATGCTGCAGCAAATGCTTCTGGAGTGGGCTACTACCACACCAACTTCACTTGGCCTCCAGGCTCGGTCCAAGACAACAGTGTCTCGCTGGGGGCATACATCAGATTTCCTCCAGTCTTGAATGCTATCACGGTGTACATAAATGGAGCCCGCCTTGCTCCCTTGGATTACGTGGATCCTATCATTGACATCACTCAATACCTGATCAGTGGAAGCAACGATATTGTTGCAGTGGTGCCAAGTACGATGTGGAATTATCTCCGCAGTATCTTGCCAGGTATTAGGAGCAGTGGACGACAGTTTTTGCAACTGGAAGCAATTCCTAAGACTGAAAATGGGCTTGTTGGTGTGGTCAGTGTCGTTCCTTTTGAATTTCTGCACATTGTGCCTTGA